From the genome of Hymenobacter sp. PAMC 26628, one region includes:
- a CDS encoding efflux RND transporter periplasmic adaptor subunit has product MNFPAFSRRWLAGLSLTAAAAALGGCNSTDAAQGQSAAEKTANPVSADVRYDAVRVTATQPAQSLSLPGELDSYFQTDLYPRVSSYVKALHADIGDHVRQGQVLAELDAPELAAALSEARSKQSVAQATFQASRGTFRRLRQTARTAGAVSPLALDQARTQATSDSLNVVAARAHYQAAAQMAAYLRVTAPMAGVITERNAAPGALVGPGGQSAVPLFRLKQLSRLRLRVAVPEAYVGDIHTGSPVQFDVRTFPGQNFTGKIDRVAGNVTPGIRAETVEIDITNPGEKLKPGMFASANIPIKAPQSSLFVPKSAVVSTAERTYVIRVVGGKTELVDVQKGDENGGQVQVFGPLKAGDVVLKAGNEEIGKGEPVQVALASR; this is encoded by the coding sequence ATGAATTTTCCCGCTTTTTCCCGGCGCTGGCTCGCTGGCCTCAGCCTCACGGCCGCCGCCGCTGCCCTGGGCGGCTGCAACTCCACCGACGCCGCCCAGGGCCAGTCGGCCGCCGAGAAAACGGCCAACCCCGTGTCGGCCGACGTGCGCTACGACGCCGTGCGCGTGACGGCCACCCAGCCCGCCCAGAGCCTGAGTTTACCCGGCGAACTGGACAGCTATTTCCAGACCGACCTCTACCCCCGCGTGAGCAGCTACGTGAAGGCGCTGCACGCCGACATCGGTGACCACGTGCGCCAGGGCCAGGTGCTGGCCGAGCTGGACGCCCCCGAGCTGGCCGCCGCCCTGAGCGAAGCCCGCTCGAAGCAGAGCGTGGCCCAGGCCACCTTCCAGGCCAGCCGAGGCACCTTTCGCCGCCTGCGCCAGACCGCCCGCACCGCCGGGGCCGTGTCGCCGCTGGCCCTCGACCAGGCCCGCACCCAGGCCACGAGCGACAGCCTGAACGTGGTGGCCGCCCGCGCCCACTACCAGGCCGCCGCCCAGATGGCGGCCTACCTGCGCGTCACGGCCCCGATGGCCGGCGTCATCACCGAGCGCAACGCCGCGCCGGGGGCCCTGGTGGGGCCGGGCGGCCAGAGCGCTGTGCCGCTGTTCCGGCTCAAGCAGCTCAGCCGGCTCCGTTTGCGCGTGGCCGTGCCCGAGGCCTACGTGGGCGACATTCACACCGGCTCGCCGGTGCAGTTCGACGTGCGGACGTTTCCAGGGCAGAATTTCACCGGCAAAATCGACCGCGTAGCCGGAAATGTGACGCCCGGTATCCGCGCCGAAACGGTGGAAATCGACATTACTAATCCGGGTGAGAAGCTAAAGCCCGGCATGTTCGCCTCGGCCAACATTCCCATCAAAGCGCCCCAGAGCAGCCTGTTCGTGCCCAAGTCGGCCGTGGTCAGCACCGCCGAGCGCACCTACGTCATTCGGGTCGTGGGCGGCAAAACCGAGCTGGTGGACGTGCAGAAGGGCGACGAGAACGGCGGACAGGTGCAGGTATTCGGCCCGCTCA
- a CDS encoding efflux RND transporter permease subunit: MIKTALARPIAVIVALLGVLVFAALSLGRIPIDIFPRLNLPTIYIAQPYGGMTAAQMEGFIATRYQNQMLYVSGIKDVEVKNIQGLCLVKCTFYEDVNMAQAAGEVANQVSRVMTYMPPGTQPPTVVRFDASSLPVGELVFSSTSASLGQMQDLASTRIRPLFSQIPGASAPPPFGGNERTVVVRVDPEKMKSYQLTPDEIVSAIVKNNQVSPAGSVGMGDYMVMTPSNTVLDKIPDFLNIPLRQGVGPTVFIHDVASVEDATDVPVGYALINGKRSVYIPVTKSADASTMSVVNALKAKLPEMKALLPDNVQLSYEFDQSIYVSQAVHSLAFEGGLGALLTGLVVFLFLGDVRSSLIVILTIPISILAAILLLQLTGQTINIMTLSGLSLAIGILVDQATVVIENIHQHQEMGKTKSRAILDASQEVSFPLLLITLSILAVFAPAFLMSGVPRGMFIPLSLSVGFAIIASYTLSQTFVPVVANWWLKGHAHTSEHELSLLPDLSQARDAQQETFEEAHPKEVKGFERVKLAYLGILDRLLRHRALVGTVYGVACAAIIVTCFLLIGQDMMPKITHSKQFQVRLIAPEGLRIERTEERTKEVIKLIQQIVGPQNVAITSAFVGMTPSSYGTSALYVFNAGPHEADLQVNLAEDYKVQNLDALKDQIRQAVHQHLPDVQLSYEPIELTDKIMSQGAQTPIEILVGGKSLQDGKGYADKLVARLRQIAYLRDVRVNQPLSYPTVQIDVDRARAAQFGLTPDQIAKSLVAATSSSRFTAKNLWLDQSKGFAYQVQVQLASQDMKSEADMQNLPLVPGQARPTLGDVATLHTANVPGEFDRIGPRRIVTVSANIDHKDLGTATRDVQKAIKAVGAPPKGSIVQLRGLAQLLTETLNSLQTGLGLAIVVIFLLLAANYQSLKVAGVVLVTVPAVLAGSLLLLLLTGQTLNLQSYMGIIMSVGVSVANAVLIVTNAESLRLRYRDAVAAARLAGAARLRPVLMTSIAMVAGMLPMASGLGESGEQSAPLGRAVIGGLLASTVAALLVLPVVFAAVQRKTTFVSVSLDPDDPESANFDGHEAPATEHTLREQPVLA, encoded by the coding sequence ATGATTAAGACCGCATTAGCCCGGCCGATTGCCGTCATCGTGGCCCTGCTGGGGGTTCTCGTCTTCGCGGCGCTGTCGCTGGGGCGTATCCCGATTGACATTTTCCCGCGCCTCAACCTGCCCACCATCTACATCGCCCAGCCCTACGGCGGGATGACGGCGGCCCAGATGGAGGGCTTCATCGCCACGCGCTACCAGAACCAGATGCTCTACGTCTCGGGCATCAAGGACGTGGAGGTGAAGAACATCCAGGGGTTATGCCTGGTCAAGTGCACGTTCTACGAGGACGTGAACATGGCCCAGGCGGCCGGCGAGGTGGCCAACCAGGTGAGCCGCGTCATGACCTACATGCCACCGGGCACCCAGCCGCCCACGGTCGTGCGCTTCGACGCCAGCAGCCTGCCGGTGGGCGAACTGGTGTTTAGCTCGACCAGCGCTTCGCTGGGGCAGATGCAGGATTTGGCCTCGACCCGCATCCGGCCCTTGTTCTCGCAGATTCCGGGCGCGTCGGCCCCGCCGCCCTTCGGCGGCAACGAGCGCACGGTGGTGGTGCGCGTCGACCCCGAGAAGATGAAAAGCTACCAGCTCACGCCCGACGAAATCGTGTCGGCCATCGTCAAGAACAACCAGGTGTCGCCGGCCGGCTCGGTGGGCATGGGCGACTACATGGTGATGACGCCCAGCAACACGGTGCTGGATAAAATCCCGGACTTTCTCAATATCCCGCTACGACAGGGGGTAGGACCCACGGTGTTTATTCACGATGTGGCTTCGGTGGAGGACGCCACCGACGTGCCGGTGGGCTACGCCCTGATTAACGGCAAGCGCTCGGTGTACATCCCGGTCACGAAGTCGGCCGACGCCTCCACCATGAGCGTGGTGAACGCGCTCAAAGCCAAGCTGCCCGAGATGAAGGCCCTGCTGCCCGACAACGTGCAGCTCAGCTACGAGTTCGACCAGAGTATCTACGTGAGCCAGGCCGTGCACAGCCTGGCCTTCGAGGGCGGGCTGGGGGCCCTGCTCACGGGCCTGGTCGTGTTCCTATTCCTGGGCGACGTGCGCTCGTCGCTTATCGTGATTCTGACCATTCCGATTTCGATTCTGGCGGCCATCCTGCTCTTGCAGCTCACCGGGCAGACGATTAACATCATGACCCTTTCGGGCTTGTCGCTGGCCATCGGCATTTTGGTGGACCAGGCCACGGTGGTGATTGAGAACATTCACCAGCACCAGGAAATGGGCAAAACCAAGTCCCGGGCCATCCTGGATGCCAGCCAGGAGGTGTCGTTTCCGCTGCTGCTCATCACGCTCAGCATCCTGGCCGTGTTCGCCCCGGCGTTTCTGATGTCGGGCGTGCCGCGGGGCATGTTCATTCCGCTTTCGTTGTCGGTGGGCTTCGCCATCATCGCCTCCTACACGCTCTCCCAAACTTTTGTGCCGGTGGTGGCCAACTGGTGGCTCAAGGGCCACGCCCACACTTCGGAGCACGAACTGAGCCTGCTGCCCGACCTGAGCCAGGCGCGCGACGCGCAGCAGGAGACTTTTGAGGAGGCGCATCCGAAGGAGGTCAAAGGCTTCGAGCGAGTGAAGCTGGCTTACCTGGGCATCCTGGACCGGCTGCTGCGCCACCGGGCGCTGGTGGGCACGGTCTACGGCGTGGCGTGCGCGGCCATCATCGTCACGTGCTTTCTGCTGATTGGGCAGGACATGATGCCCAAAATCACCCATTCCAAGCAGTTCCAGGTACGTCTCATTGCCCCCGAGGGGCTGCGCATCGAGCGCACGGAGGAACGCACCAAGGAGGTTATCAAGCTCATTCAGCAGATTGTGGGGCCCCAAAACGTGGCCATTACCTCGGCCTTCGTGGGCATGACGCCCAGCTCCTACGGCACCTCCGCGCTCTACGTCTTCAACGCTGGCCCCCACGAGGCCGACTTGCAGGTGAACCTGGCCGAGGACTACAAAGTCCAGAACCTGGACGCCCTCAAAGACCAGATTCGCCAGGCCGTGCACCAGCACCTGCCCGACGTGCAGCTGAGCTACGAGCCCATTGAGCTGACCGATAAAATCATGAGCCAGGGCGCCCAGACGCCCATCGAAATCCTGGTGGGCGGCAAGAGCCTACAGGATGGCAAGGGCTACGCCGACAAGCTGGTGGCTCGGCTCCGGCAGATTGCCTACCTGCGCGACGTGCGGGTGAACCAGCCCCTGAGCTACCCCACCGTGCAGATTGACGTGGACCGGGCGCGGGCCGCCCAATTCGGCCTCACCCCCGACCAGATTGCCAAGTCGCTGGTGGCAGCCACGAGCAGCAGCCGCTTCACGGCCAAGAACCTGTGGCTCGACCAGAGCAAGGGCTTTGCTTACCAGGTGCAGGTGCAGCTGGCTTCGCAGGACATGAAAAGCGAGGCCGACATGCAGAACCTGCCCCTGGTGCCGGGCCAGGCGCGGCCCACGCTCGGCGACGTGGCCACCCTGCACACGGCCAACGTGCCCGGCGAGTTCGACCGCATCGGCCCGCGCCGCATCGTGACCGTCTCGGCCAACATCGACCATAAGGACCTAGGCACCGCCACCCGCGACGTACAGAAAGCCATCAAGGCCGTGGGTGCGCCACCCAAGGGCTCCATCGTGCAGCTGCGGGGCCTAGCCCAGCTGCTGACCGAAACCCTGAACAGCCTGCAAACCGGCCTGGGCCTGGCCATCGTGGTCATTTTCCTGCTACTAGCCGCCAACTATCAATCGCTCAAGGTAGCGGGCGTGGTGCTGGTGACGGTGCCGGCCGTGCTGGCCGGGTCGCTGCTGCTGCTGCTGCTCACGGGCCAGACGCTGAATTTGCAGTCGTACATGGGCATCATCATGTCGGTGGGCGTGTCGGTGGCCAACGCCGTGCTCATCGTCACCAACGCCGAAAGCCTGCGCCTGCGCTACCGCGACGCCGTGGCCGCCGCCCGCCTGGCCGGGGCCGCCCGCCTGCGCCCCGTGCTGATGACGAGCATCGCGATGGTGGCCGGCATGCTGCCGATGGCTTCGGGCCTGGGCGAGAGCGGCGAGCAGTCGGCCCCACTGGGCCGGGCCGTGATTGGCGGGCTACTGGCCTCCACCGTGGCGGCCCTGTTGGTACTGCCGGTCGTGTTTGCGGCCGTGCAGCGCAAGACGACGTTCGTCTCCGTCTCGCTCGACCCCGACGACCCGGAGAGTGCCAACTTCGACGGCCACGAGGCCCCGGCCACCGAGCACACGCTGCGCGAGCAGCCGGTGCTGGCCTAA